The sequence below is a genomic window from Humulus lupulus chromosome 3, drHumLupu1.1, whole genome shotgun sequence.
AAGCTGGGACAAACATGTTGGCCACTTGCGAACAGGCTGATTGGTATAGTGCCCACCGGCTATCCGGTTTCTCACAAAGAGCAACTTGAGTTTTCATATTTTTCcaactttaaaataattttaatccCACTTTCCGAAACATGATTTTGATAAAACAAGTttctaaaccatttaaaattTAATGTAGTATCAAAACTAATTTTTGTTGTAAAAATTCATTGAAAGCGTGAGTCTCAGATTTCTCTCTGTCCATGGCGAGGAGATGTAAATCTGTGCAGAAGCTTGTTAAGCACGATGCTTTGCCGGAGCTCACTTCATCCAATGGCGAAGCAAATGGTTAGGTTCTGATTGCTGAGGAAGTTGTTGAAGAGAAAATGGGTACTGGTGATGCAACGATGGAGGTCGACCCTAGGGATCTAGGTCTTCCTTCGATGGAGACATCAACTCAAGCTACAGGTTTGGGTTCAATGTCGTGGGCTGAAGAAATTGATGCTCGATCATTTCAAGATTCAGCCAAAGAAACTTGGGCTCGATTTCAGGAATCTCTTCCATCATATAGTTGTACGAAGCTGCATTTCATGGAGCCTATTCAGAAGGTTGGTCAGATAGTTGCTCAATTGGATGCAGAAGAGATTGAAGTTGAAGCTTCATATTGAAAGTCTGCTCTGATTTGTGTGGTGATAGGTGATAATCCTCCACTAGCAATTTTTGAAGGGTTTATTAAAAGGATTTGGGGAAAGCTTGGTATAGAGCGTGTGGCTAGAATGAATGCAGGATTTACGATGGTGAAATTCAGGGATGAAGCTACACGTGATCTGGTTCTGGAATTAGGGGTGATTCACTTTGGTAAGAAGCCTATAGTTCTTTAGCCCTGTACGACAGACATTGATCCATTAAAGTCAGTAAAATCAGTGCCAGTGTTGATTCGGCTACCTGACCTTGGTTTACAATATTGGGCAGTGAATTGCTTGAGTGCTCTTGTGAGTACAATAGGTAAGCCTATAATGATAGATAAGATAACCAAAGATAGATCTATGATTAAATTTGCTCGTGTTTTAGTGGATATGGAGATAGCTGAATCCCTACCTCAATATATTAATTACCTCAATGAGAGGGGTCAAGTTATGGAGCAACCTGTTGAGTATGAATGGTTACCTACTAAATGCTCAAATTGTAAAAAGTTAGGACATACAGTTGCCACTTATAAGTTTGGTTCTGAAGTAGCTTGGAGGAAGAAGGATTCTAAG
It includes:
- the LOC133824214 gene encoding uncharacterized protein LOC133824214, whose amino-acid sequence is MVKFRDEATRDLVLELGVIHFVNCLSALVSTIGKPIMIDKITKDRSMIKFARVLVDMEIAESLPQYINYLNERGQVMEQPVEYEWLPTKCSNCKKLGHTVATYKFGSEVAWRKKDSKKTLESEPAGDGENVILQGSDPISSAQIQTQQNGVTQPSDRPKEQHWSHPKKSGVMKPTH